From a single Sinomonas atrocyanea genomic region:
- a CDS encoding DUF6458 family protein translates to MGIGASIFLIAIGAILAFAVTPGLIPFIDQTLVGYILIGVGVLGLVVSLVMMGSSRPRRRVTESRQLVDPETGEAVTRRDSREI, encoded by the coding sequence ATGGGCATCGGTGCGTCAATCTTCCTCATCGCCATCGGCGCGATCCTCGCATTCGCGGTGACGCCGGGCCTCATCCCGTTCATCGACCAGACACTCGTGGGCTACATCCTCATCGGCGTGGGCGTCCTGGGGCTGGTCGTCTCGCTCGTCATGATGGGCAGCTCGCGCCCGCGGCGGCGGGTCACCGAGTCGCGTCAGCTGGTGGACCCGGAGACCGGCGAAGCCGTCACCCGGCGCGACAGCCGCGAGATCTAG